In the Chroococcidiopsis sp. SAG 2025 genome, one interval contains:
- the psaI gene encoding photosystem I reaction center subunit VIII, which yields MVDMTQLTGSYAASWLPWIMIPLIFYILPFPVFALIFIWIEKEAGTADEEV from the coding sequence ATGGTAGATATGACACAATTAACAGGGTCTTATGCTGCTTCGTGGTTGCCTTGGATTATGATTCCTTTAATATTTTATATTTTGCCTTTTCCAGTATTTGCTCTAATATTTATTTGGATTGAAAAAGAAGCAGGAACGGCTGACGAAGAAGTATGA
- a CDS encoding response regulator produces the protein MQNVKNGDILIVDDKPDNLRLLSAMLSDRGYEIRAVMSGSAALMGAQAQPPDLILLDINMPEMNGYEVCQRLKANHLTQNIPIIFISALNEVLDKVKAFTFGGVDYITKPFQEEEVFARIETQLSLRRMQVALQTQNDRLQQAEADLRRALEQERTLNQRIEEMTAIEERHRIARDIHDSLGHILVGLNIQMETALTLWQTAPDRAFEFLGEAKKLGTEALNAVRRSVTDIRSDPLQGQLLDRAIAALIEEFHHTTGIAPECQLNLSLPFSNSVNTVVYRIVQEGLTNICKHARATSVQLQIQTMPTELSLKLQDNGSGFCADENQNGFGLQGMRERVLAVGGQLEITSAPGKGCRITARFPRNERVV, from the coding sequence ATGCAGAATGTGAAAAATGGAGATATTCTGATCGTCGATGACAAGCCGGATAACCTACGGTTATTATCTGCCATGTTGAGCGATCGCGGTTATGAAATCCGCGCAGTGATGAGCGGATCTGCGGCTTTAATGGGAGCGCAGGCACAGCCACCAGACTTGATATTATTAGATATTAATATGCCTGAAATGAACGGGTATGAAGTTTGTCAGCGCCTCAAAGCAAATCATCTGACTCAAAATATTCCCATCATTTTTATCAGTGCGTTAAACGAAGTTTTGGATAAAGTCAAAGCCTTTACATTTGGTGGAGTCGATTACATCACCAAACCATTTCAAGAAGAGGAAGTCTTCGCCCGCATTGAAACGCAGCTATCTTTACGTCGGATGCAAGTGGCATTACAAACCCAAAACGATCGCTTGCAGCAAGCAGAAGCCGATCTCCGCCGCGCCTTGGAACAGGAACGGACGTTAAACCAGCGGATCGAAGAAATGACTGCAATAGAAGAACGCCATCGCATTGCCCGCGACATTCACGACTCTCTGGGACATATTTTAGTCGGACTCAATATTCAAATGGAAACCGCGCTAACGCTTTGGCAAACAGCACCCGATCGCGCTTTTGAGTTTCTGGGCGAAGCAAAAAAACTAGGGACTGAGGCTTTAAACGCCGTGCGCCGTTCGGTAACAGATATTAGGTCAGATCCGCTGCAAGGTCAATTATTAGATCGGGCGATCGCTGCCTTAATCGAAGAATTTCATCATACAACAGGCATTGCCCCTGAGTGTCAGCTCAATCTCTCCCTTCCCTTTTCTAACTCAGTAAATACTGTGGTATATCGAATTGTGCAAGAAGGATTGACAAATATATGTAAACATGCAAGGGCTACATCTGTCCAGTTACAAATTCAAACCATGCCCACCGAGCTATCACTGAAGTTGCAAGATAACGGTAGCGGCTTTTGTGCCGATGAAAACCAGAATGGCTTTGGATTGCAGGGAATGCGCGAACGAGTGCTAGCGGTTGGAGGACAGTTAGAAATTACCAGCGCACCTGGCAAAGGTTGTAGAATTACAGCCAGATTTCCTAGAAATGAAAGAGTCGTGTAG
- a CDS encoding response regulator transcription factor, translated as MIRVLLVEDQEIVRRGLKTLLEIKPDLQVVGEASNGQQAIDAVRSLYAKSDPPDIVLMDIQMPVMDGVTATQQMCQEFINIKVLVLTTFDDANYVSEALRFGAKGYLLKDTPAEELAEAIRSVHKGYTQFGPGIIEKIAPTTPSPAPTPPPEEPPPGFTELTQRERQVLRQIAVGASNREIAQTLFLSEGTVRNHISRILTRLDLRDRTQAAIIANAFLSWLED; from the coding sequence ATGATCCGGGTGCTACTGGTTGAAGATCAAGAGATTGTCCGACGCGGCTTGAAAACCTTGCTGGAAATTAAACCTGACTTGCAAGTAGTGGGAGAAGCTAGTAACGGACAGCAAGCAATTGACGCAGTAAGATCGCTATACGCCAAATCCGATCCACCAGATATTGTCCTCATGGATATTCAGATGCCAGTTATGGATGGCGTGACGGCGACTCAACAAATGTGCCAGGAATTTATCAATATTAAAGTTTTAGTTCTAACTACATTTGACGATGCCAATTATGTATCGGAAGCTCTACGCTTTGGTGCGAAGGGATATTTATTGAAAGATACTCCTGCGGAGGAACTAGCAGAAGCCATCCGCAGCGTTCATAAAGGATATACTCAATTTGGTCCTGGCATTATCGAAAAAATTGCTCCCACAACACCCTCCCCAGCACCAACTCCACCTCCAGAAGAACCGCCACCAGGATTTACAGAACTAACGCAACGCGAACGACAGGTATTACGCCAAATCGCCGTAGGTGCTAGCAATCGAGAAATCGCTCAGACGCTTTTTCTTTCTGAAGGGACAGTGAGAAATCATATTTCTCGAATTTTGACACGCTTGGATTTACGCGATCGCACCCAAGCCGCGATTATTGCCAATGCATTTCTCTCTTGGCTGGAAGATTAG
- the psaA gene encoding photosystem I core protein PsaA, whose protein sequence is MTITPEREQKVRVVVDNDPVPTSPELWAKPGHFDRTLARGSKTTTWIWNLHANAHDFDTHTSDLEDISRKIFAAHFGHLAVIFIWLSGMYFHGAKFSNFEAWMANPTGVKPSAQVVWSLVGQDILNADVGGGFHGIQITSGLFQLWRAAGITNTFQLYCTAIGGLVMAAIMLFAGWFHYHKRAPKLEWFQNWEAMMNHHLAGLLGLGCLGWAGHQIHVALPVNKLLDAGVATKDIPLPHEFILNTRLMAELYPSFAKGLVPFFTLQWGQYADFLTFKGGLNPVTGGLWLSDTAHHHLALAVLFIVAGHFYRTNWGIGHSFKEMLDDAKSPNMLPFLNFIGPVGHEGLDKIFETSWHANLSIHLVQFGTASLLVAHHMYAMPPYPYLATDYATALSLFTHHVWIAGFCIVGGAAHAAIFMVRDYDPAHHVNNILDRTLRHRDVIISHLTWVCQFLGFHSFAMYCHNDTMRAFGRPQDMFSDTGIQLQPIFAQWIQHIHTAAVGAAQVAQPLGDVFGGVRGIELSGLGTTAPGIGAPVSYAWGGGMVAVGGKVAMMPIALGTADFLIHHIHAFTIHVTVLVLFKGVLFARGSRLVPDKANLGFRFPCDGPGRGGTCQVSAWDHVFLGLFWMYNSLSMVVFHFSWKMQSDVWGTVDSDGIVTHLTGGNFATSSITNNGWLRDFLWAQSAQVIQSYNSSLSAYGLMFLAGHFIFGFSLMFLFSGRGYWQELIESIVWAHNKLKVAPAIQPRALSIVHGRAVGVAHYLLGGIVTTWAFFLARMSAIG, encoded by the coding sequence ATGACAATTACTCCAGAGCGAGAGCAAAAAGTAAGGGTTGTAGTCGATAACGATCCGGTTCCTACCTCACCTGAGTTATGGGCAAAACCAGGACACTTCGATCGCACTCTTGCTAGGGGTTCCAAAACCACAACTTGGATCTGGAACCTCCATGCTAATGCTCACGATTTCGACACTCATACCAGCGATTTAGAAGATATTTCCCGCAAGATTTTCGCTGCCCATTTCGGTCACTTAGCTGTCATATTTATCTGGCTGAGTGGCATGTATTTTCACGGAGCGAAATTCTCCAACTTTGAAGCTTGGATGGCAAATCCAACGGGTGTTAAACCCAGCGCCCAGGTGGTCTGGTCGCTTGTCGGTCAAGATATTTTAAATGCCGATGTTGGTGGTGGCTTCCACGGAATTCAAATCACTTCGGGACTATTTCAACTCTGGCGGGCTGCTGGCATTACTAATACTTTTCAGCTTTACTGTACCGCGATCGGTGGTTTGGTAATGGCAGCGATAATGCTCTTTGCTGGCTGGTTCCACTATCACAAACGCGCTCCCAAATTGGAATGGTTTCAAAATTGGGAAGCGATGATGAACCACCACTTAGCAGGATTGTTAGGCTTGGGTTGCCTGGGTTGGGCAGGACACCAAATTCACGTCGCTTTGCCCGTTAACAAATTATTGGATGCTGGGGTAGCTACTAAAGATATTCCCCTGCCTCACGAATTCATTTTGAATACACGCTTGATGGCAGAGTTATATCCTAGCTTTGCCAAAGGTTTAGTACCATTTTTTACCCTGCAATGGGGACAATATGCCGATTTTCTCACCTTTAAAGGTGGTCTGAATCCGGTTACGGGTGGTCTGTGGTTGTCCGATACCGCTCACCATCATTTAGCGCTTGCCGTGCTGTTCATCGTTGCCGGACACTTCTACCGCACTAACTGGGGTATCGGTCACAGTTTCAAAGAAATGTTGGATGATGCCAAATCTCCCAACATGCTGCCATTTTTAAACTTTATCGGTCCCGTGGGTCATGAGGGACTCGATAAAATCTTTGAGACTTCCTGGCACGCGAATCTGTCCATCCACTTAGTACAGTTTGGAACGGCTAGCCTTCTGGTGGCGCACCACATGTATGCTATGCCTCCCTATCCATACCTGGCAACAGATTACGCTACTGCCCTGTCTCTATTTACCCACCACGTCTGGATTGCCGGATTCTGTATCGTCGGTGGCGCAGCCCACGCAGCTATTTTCATGGTACGGGACTACGATCCAGCCCATCACGTCAACAACATATTAGATCGAACCCTCCGTCACCGCGATGTCATTATTTCTCACCTCACTTGGGTTTGTCAGTTCTTAGGCTTTCATAGTTTCGCTATGTACTGCCACAACGACACCATGCGGGCTTTTGGTCGTCCCCAAGATATGTTCTCGGATACGGGCATTCAGCTACAGCCAATTTTTGCCCAGTGGATACAACACATCCACACCGCAGCCGTGGGAGCGGCGCAAGTGGCTCAACCCTTGGGCGATGTCTTTGGTGGCGTGCGGGGAATCGAACTCTCAGGACTCGGTACGACAGCTCCAGGCATCGGCGCACCCGTCAGCTACGCTTGGGGTGGTGGTATGGTTGCAGTCGGTGGTAAAGTCGCCATGATGCCGATCGCACTGGGTACGGCAGACTTCTTGATCCACCACATCCACGCTTTTACAATTCACGTCACGGTACTCGTACTGTTCAAGGGCGTACTATTTGCCCGTGGTTCGCGGTTGGTTCCAGATAAGGCAAACTTGGGCTTCCGCTTCCCTTGTGATGGACCAGGACGCGGTGGTACGTGTCAGGTATCGGCTTGGGATCACGTCTTCCTGGGTCTATTCTGGATGTACAACTCCCTATCAATGGTAGTTTTCCACTTTAGTTGGAAGATGCAGTCAGATGTCTGGGGAACGGTCGATTCGGATGGCATTGTCACGCACTTGACCGGAGGTAACTTTGCTACTTCGTCGATTACGAACAATGGGTGGCTGCGCGATTTCCTCTGGGCGCAATCGGCACAGGTGATTCAGTCTTACAACTCATCGCTGTCTGCCTACGGTCTGATGTTCCTAGCCGGACACTTCATTTTTGGCTTTAGCCTCATGTTCCTGTTCAGCGGTCGGGGTTACTGGCAAGAACTGATCGAATCGATCGTCTGGGCGCACAATAAATTGAAAGTCGCTCCAGCAATTCAGCCGCGTGCCTTGAGCATCGTCCACGGTCGAGCTGTTGGTGTCGCTCACTACCTCTTAGGAGGAATTGTCACGACTTGGGCGTTCTTCCTCGCTCGCATGTCGGCAATTGGTTAG
- a CDS encoding HetZ-related protein 2: MMSKITMAQLTQTWRSQLAEDYPQASVANRESIVRWLLGDDLERFDNLTSAQLHMTQQALSFRYQILQKRYLGIPPERAYRRLISRLSSLLVLRHKVRALVALSRDRHRTVVDVIQEVVQELLLRDRYIQQQVAWIAQCTNNSQLRSVLLFASIEEYSLRPIRDRPLLVYRTIDYLQRTARGGITYSPNSEQLQLVSDEFFTEESDNSFSWLDNHALVAYQEAETEAEQKVMHDAVKQELSDYLQVKLGMEAVQWLQLYLQGKSQQAIANQLNLDVRQVYRLREKVCYHAGRTFAQKKQPELVANWLKAKVAEHQS, encoded by the coding sequence ATGATGTCCAAAATTACAATGGCACAACTAACACAGACATGGCGATCGCAGTTAGCTGAAGACTACCCGCAAGCCAGTGTAGCCAACAGGGAAAGTATTGTTCGGTGGTTGCTTGGCGATGACTTAGAACGATTTGACAACCTGACTTCAGCTCAACTACACATGACTCAACAAGCATTGTCATTTCGCTATCAAATTCTGCAAAAGCGTTATTTAGGCATACCACCAGAACGAGCTTATCGCCGCCTCATCAGTCGTTTGAGTAGTTTATTGGTACTGCGGCACAAAGTTCGCGCTTTAGTCGCCCTCAGCCGCGATCGCCACCGCACTGTAGTAGACGTAATTCAAGAAGTTGTGCAGGAATTATTGCTGCGCGATCGCTACATTCAACAACAAGTAGCCTGGATTGCCCAGTGTACGAATAATTCCCAACTCCGTAGTGTCCTGCTATTTGCCAGTATAGAAGAATATTCTTTGCGTCCGATCCGCGATCGACCGCTGTTAGTCTATCGTACAATCGACTATTTGCAGCGCACCGCACGGGGAGGAATCACTTACTCACCTAACAGCGAGCAATTACAACTCGTGTCAGACGAATTTTTCACGGAGGAAAGCGACAATTCTTTCAGCTGGCTGGATAACCATGCCTTAGTTGCATATCAAGAGGCTGAAACCGAGGCAGAACAAAAAGTGATGCATGATGCTGTCAAACAAGAATTGTCCGATTACTTGCAGGTAAAACTAGGGATGGAAGCAGTACAGTGGTTGCAGCTTTATCTCCAGGGTAAATCGCAGCAGGCGATCGCCAACCAATTAAATTTGGACGTGCGACAAGTTTACCGACTGCGGGAAAAAGTCTGCTACCATGCAGGACGAACTTTTGCCCAGAAAAAACAACCAGAACTCGTAGCTAACTGGCTGAAAGCAAAAGTTGCCGAACACCAAAGTTGA
- a CDS encoding cytochrome-c peroxidase, with protein sequence MTKQVLRRIYLVALVILATLVAIWWQRIQTPQPMREAVFERIETVQVDEPIQPIPLQISLDRGKVALGEQLFHDRRLSSDNRISCLSCHDLSRGGADNKAFSIGVNGKVGNINAPTVYNSAFNAYLNWNGKFATLEDFTTAVIQNPRAMGIEWQVLLPKLQQVPEYARAFNQNYPDGLTAKNVVDAIATYSRSLYTPNSRFDLYLRGDKSAINATEKEGYRLFQAYGCVSCHQGMNVGGNLFQKFGIMGDYFRDRGKIAKVDLGRYNVTQDEADMFVFRVPSLRNVALTAPYFHDGSARTLEQAINIMAKYQLGRSLSAKDTQLIVQFLRTLTGEHPALGQK encoded by the coding sequence ATGACTAAGCAAGTTCTTCGCAGGATATATCTCGTTGCATTGGTAATTTTGGCAACATTGGTAGCCATTTGGTGGCAACGCATCCAAACGCCCCAACCAATGAGAGAAGCTGTGTTTGAACGCATAGAAACCGTACAAGTGGATGAACCGATTCAACCAATTCCACTCCAGATTTCCTTGGATCGAGGTAAGGTGGCGTTGGGCGAACAACTGTTTCACGATCGCCGACTCTCCTCAGACAATCGGATTTCTTGTTTGAGTTGTCACGATCTCAGTCGCGGTGGGGCAGATAACAAGGCTTTTTCAATTGGCGTGAATGGTAAAGTAGGTAACATTAATGCTCCAACTGTATATAATTCAGCATTTAATGCCTACTTGAATTGGAATGGGAAATTTGCCACTTTGGAAGACTTCACCACAGCAGTGATTCAAAATCCTAGAGCAATGGGAATTGAATGGCAAGTTTTGCTGCCAAAGTTGCAACAGGTTCCAGAGTACGCACGAGCATTTAACCAAAATTATCCTGATGGTTTAACAGCCAAAAATGTTGTCGATGCGATCGCCACCTATTCGCGATCGCTATACACTCCCAACTCGCGCTTCGATTTATACTTACGCGGCGATAAATCTGCGATTAATGCTACAGAAAAAGAAGGCTATCGACTATTCCAAGCTTACGGTTGCGTCAGTTGTCATCAAGGAATGAATGTGGGAGGCAATTTGTTTCAAAAGTTTGGCATTATGGGCGACTATTTCCGCGATCGCGGTAAGATTGCGAAAGTAGATTTAGGGCGCTATAACGTTACTCAAGATGAGGCGGATATGTTTGTCTTTCGCGTCCCTAGCCTCCGCAATGTTGCCTTAACAGCACCCTATTTTCACGATGGTTCCGCTCGGACATTAGAGCAGGCAATTAACATCATGGCAAAGTATCAACTAGGGCGATCGCTTTCTGCTAAAGATACCCAGTTAATCGTTCAGTTCCTCCGCACTCTCACGGGAGAGCATCCGGCGTTAGGTCAAAAATGA
- a CDS encoding photosystem I reaction center subunit XI codes for MNNTANPSVESKLNYRLDTDPVQPYKGDPFNSNFSTAITDSPLARAFINNLPAYRKGLTPFMRGLEIGMAHGYFLVGPEVVVGPLRETAHGANLSGLITAIYIAVSACLGISIFAITTFQGDPRGAYGTTSKDSLRPLRQREEWYQLNGGIFLGAMGGAVFAYLLLENFDALDSILRGGVNVN; via the coding sequence ATGAATAATACTGCCAATCCATCTGTAGAATCAAAATTGAACTATAGGCTCGATACCGATCCCGTTCAACCCTATAAAGGAGATCCGTTTAACAGTAATTTCTCTACAGCTATTACCGATTCTCCTTTGGCTAGAGCTTTTATTAACAATCTTCCTGCCTATCGCAAAGGACTCACTCCCTTTATGCGTGGTTTAGAAATTGGAATGGCTCACGGCTATTTTCTAGTAGGACCAGAGGTTGTGGTTGGTCCATTGCGAGAGACAGCTCATGGTGCTAATTTGAGTGGATTAATTACAGCAATATATATAGCTGTATCAGCCTGTTTGGGAATTTCTATTTTTGCCATTACGACCTTCCAAGGAGATCCCAGAGGTGCTTATGGTACTACCTCTAAAGACTCGCTCAGACCCTTGAGACAGCGAGAGGAATGGTATCAATTAAATGGTGGAATTTTTCTAGGAGCAATGGGAGGAGCTGTATTTGCTTATTTACTGCTAGAAAACTTCGATGCTCTAGACTCGATTTTGCGGGGTGGGGTTAATGTTAATTAG
- the psaB gene encoding photosystem I core protein PsaB, with protein sequence MATKFPKFSQDLAQDPTTRRIWYAMATAHDFELHDGMTEENLYQKIFASHFGHLAIIFLWASGVLFHVAWQGNFEQWIKDPLNVRPIAHAIWDAQFGPPAIEAFTRAGATNPVDICYSGVYHWWYTIGMRTNNELYVGAIFLLLLAALFLFAGWLHLQPRYRPTLGWFKSAEPRLNHHLAGLFGVSSLAWAAHLIHVAIPESRGQHVGWDNFLFTPPHPAGLGAFFTGNWSAYAQNPDTAGHVFNSSQGAGTAILTFLGGLHPQTQSLWLTDMAHHHVAIAVLFIIAGHMYRTNWGIGHSIKEMLNSKSFFGAKVEGPFNLPHQGLYDTINNSLHFQLSFALAALGVASSLTAQHMYSMSPYAFIGQDFTTQAALYTHHQYIAGFLMVGAFSHAGIFWIRDYDPEQNKGNVLDRMLRHKEAIISHLSWVSLFLGFHTLGLYVHNDVEVAFGAAEKQVLIEPVFAQFIQAAHGKALYGFNTLLSNPDSIASTAWPNHANVWLPGWLDAVNNTTNSLFLTIGPGDFYVHHAIALGLHVTTLVLVKGALDARGSKLMPDKKDFGYAFPCDGPGRGGTCDISAWDASYLAVFWMLNTLGWVTFYWHWKHLAIWEGNVAQFNESSTYLMGWFRDYLWLHSAQLINGYNPYGTNSLAIWSWMFLWGHLAWAVSFMFLITWRGYWQELIETLVWAHEKTPLSFGYWRDKPVALSIVQARLVGLTHFTVGYIATYGAFLIASTAGKFG encoded by the coding sequence ATGGCAACTAAATTTCCAAAATTTAGCCAAGACCTTGCTCAAGACCCTACGACCCGTCGTATTTGGTATGCGATGGCGACTGCTCACGATTTTGAACTCCACGATGGCATGACGGAGGAGAATCTTTATCAAAAGATTTTCGCCTCTCATTTCGGTCATTTGGCGATTATCTTTTTGTGGGCATCGGGGGTTTTATTTCACGTCGCTTGGCAAGGCAATTTCGAGCAGTGGATTAAAGATCCTTTAAACGTGCGTCCGATCGCCCATGCGATTTGGGATGCTCAATTTGGTCCACCCGCGATCGAGGCTTTTACGAGAGCCGGAGCAACTAACCCAGTCGATATCTGCTATTCCGGTGTTTATCACTGGTGGTACACGATCGGGATGCGGACGAACAACGAACTTTATGTTGGTGCGATCTTCTTACTTTTACTCGCAGCTTTGTTCTTGTTTGCTGGTTGGTTGCACCTCCAACCTCGATATCGTCCGACTCTCGGTTGGTTCAAAAGTGCCGAACCACGTTTGAATCATCACCTAGCTGGTTTGTTCGGTGTCAGTTCCCTAGCTTGGGCGGCTCATTTAATTCACGTCGCGATTCCCGAATCTCGCGGGCAACATGTGGGATGGGATAACTTCTTGTTTACCCCGCCGCATCCAGCAGGGTTAGGTGCGTTTTTTACAGGGAATTGGAGCGCTTATGCCCAGAATCCCGATACAGCTGGACATGTGTTTAACAGTTCTCAAGGTGCAGGAACGGCAATATTAACGTTCTTAGGTGGTCTTCATCCTCAGACTCAATCTTTGTGGCTGACGGATATGGCGCATCACCACGTGGCGATCGCCGTCTTGTTCATAATTGCCGGACACATGTACCGCACAAACTGGGGTATCGGTCACAGCATCAAAGAGATGCTGAACTCCAAATCTTTTTTTGGAGCAAAGGTTGAAGGTCCTTTCAACTTACCGCACCAAGGATTGTACGACACGATCAATAATTCGCTTCACTTCCAACTGTCTTTTGCTTTAGCTGCTTTGGGTGTAGCAAGTTCTTTGACAGCACAGCATATGTATTCGATGTCACCCTACGCTTTCATCGGGCAGGACTTCACGACTCAAGCAGCGCTGTATACCCATCATCAGTACATTGCTGGGTTTTTGATGGTAGGGGCATTTTCCCATGCTGGCATCTTTTGGATTAGAGACTACGACCCAGAACAAAACAAGGGTAACGTCCTAGATCGGATGCTGCGCCACAAAGAGGCGATTATTTCCCACTTGTCTTGGGTGTCTCTTTTCTTGGGTTTCCACACTTTAGGCTTATACGTCCACAACGATGTAGAAGTTGCCTTTGGTGCGGCAGAAAAGCAAGTGCTGATCGAACCAGTGTTCGCTCAGTTTATCCAAGCAGCTCATGGTAAGGCGTTATACGGGTTTAATACGCTGTTATCAAACCCAGATAGTATTGCTTCTACAGCTTGGCCTAACCATGCTAATGTTTGGCTACCAGGATGGTTAGATGCGGTCAATAACACGACGAACTCGTTGTTTTTGACGATTGGACCTGGAGACTTCTACGTTCACCACGCGATCGCCCTTGGTTTGCACGTCACCACTTTAGTCCTGGTCAAAGGAGCCTTAGATGCTCGCGGTTCCAAACTAATGCCCGACAAAAAAGACTTCGGCTATGCCTTCCCTTGCGATGGTCCCGGTCGCGGTGGTACTTGCGATATCTCTGCATGGGACGCTTCTTATTTAGCCGTGTTCTGGATGCTCAACACTTTAGGTTGGGTCACTTTCTATTGGCACTGGAAACATTTAGCAATCTGGGAAGGGAATGTAGCTCAATTCAACGAGTCTTCCACTTATCTTATGGGCTGGTTCCGAGATTACCTCTGGTTGCATTCCGCTCAATTAATTAATGGTTACAACCCATACGGCACGAATAGTCTAGCTATTTGGTCGTGGATGTTTCTCTGGGGACACCTGGCTTGGGCTGTGAGTTTCATGTTCTTGATTACTTGGCGGGGTTACTGGCAAGAATTGATTGAAACTCTGGTCTGGGCACACGAAAAAACACCATTATCTTTCGGATACTGGAGAGATAAGCCTGTTGCGCTGTCTATCGTTCAGGCTCGTCTAGTTGGCTTGACTCACTTCACCGTTGGTTATATTGCTACCTATGGCGCTTTCTTGATTGCGTCAACGGCTGGAAAATTTGGCTAG